TGCTGGATGCTTTATTTGATCAATTATATAAGCGGTCTTTTTAGTGTTTCTAGTGATCTCTGGATTATCTGTTCCATAAATTTTTTCTCTTAAGACTTGGATCTCCAATATTGCCAGTTCAGCACAAATGAAATTCTTATGATTCTCTCTTAAGTTGTCTCCCAGATCTTGTAATTTATTGTATCTATCAAAGCTGTTAAGAGTTGTTGTGCTGACCTTGGTAACTTTTGAAATAAGATCACTCACTCTGACGTGTTCTACATGGTAACCATTTTGTTTTAAACAGTGTATGGTTTGTTCTTTGAGAGTTTTAATACCCGAACCAATAGCACCACACAAACCAATTATTAGTTCTTGAGAACGCCTACCTTTAATGTCATTTATGCTATCTGATTTATTATGCGCTTCCCATTGATGGACGGGAATGATGTTTTCAGCTGACTCTGCCATGTGATTGCTCCAGAAAACTCAAATAAAGTCTTTATCTGGTGTAAAAAATAATATAACCCGCTTTGATGTGGGCTATTCTTTGTAATTATATATTACCAATTTATTTTGGACGATGCTGATAAAACTTTTTTTAATGCTTTATTCATTTCTAATGATTTTTTTCGATCTGCTAAGTTTTCTACTTTATTAAAAGATGCAGAAGGTTTTGTAGACTCAATTCGTTCTACTAATTTTTCTTCTTTTTCTGCAGTCTTCAATAAGTAAATCATAATATTTTCCTTAACATTGCCCCACGCAAAGGACGCAAGATTATACTTACATCACATTTTTTTTCAATCAACTACCTAAATCTTTACTCTAAAAATTATTTTTAAGCAAGGTGATGATGAGAAATTATCAAACTTTTCTATATTTAGTTATGCATCTCACGTCGAAACACTACATGCAGTATCCGTGAACAACTTCGAATAACAATGGCTAACGTCTGGCTTGATCTCTTTTCTGCCGTGCCATAGCAAGCGGCACATCAGGATATACCTCGATAGATAGTAACTTCTCATGTCCCGCGACGCGGTACTTCACTCTTCAGTAACGTGAACTATTGGGATTTACTGGCAAGTACAGACCGATGCCGTCAGCGAGCTTGTAAGGTTTATTGAGGGGCTGAGTGCACCTAGACGTCGGTTAAGAGCATTCCGTTTCCTCTTGGGGGTTTCAATTTTGTGGGGTAATTTTTAACCCCCCTTAAATATCCCGTTATCATGGTAGATGTGAGTAAGCGTAGAGTGACATCAGAAGAGTGAGGATTTAACCTAACTTTAAGATTTTGATGGTTTTTAGTAACGAGTGTTGATGTCAGAAGAATGAGATTGGCGGAAGATCACAGGAGTCGAACCTGCCCGGGACCGCTGGCGGCCCCAACTGGATTTGAAGTCCAGCCGCCTCACCGGAGACGACGATCTTCCCTCTTAAACACAGAAGCGCGGCGAGTATACCATCGGTGATACCCTTATAAAAAGAAGGGCTTCATTAAATAAGGTAACGGATGTCCCACAGGGGCAGCATCGTGTCCGTTTCTGACCTTCTTTCCCCCGCTTATCCTTGCCATCATAGGGTTAACCCTCTCAGGCAAGGAGTCCGAAAATGACCGATACCGTTTTACTGGTAATTGATGCGCAACAGTCGTTCTATCATCGTGGCTATCAGCAAACCCCGGAAACGCCCGCGTTTGAACAGGCGCTGAGCCGGCTTATCGCCGGCTGCCAGCAGAAAGATATTCCGGTGGTGGATGTGCTGCATGTGGAAACCGAAGGCCCGTTTTCACCGGCGTCCGGCCTGGTGGTGCGCCTGCCGTTTCTGACCCATCAGGCGGCGCACAGCGTGAAAAAAACGGTACATAATGCGCTGACGGAATCCGGTCTGCTACAGTGGCTGGAGCAGCGGCAGGTGAAGCATGTAATCGTGAGCGGTATCCGTACCGAGCAGTGCTGTGAAACCACCGCGCGCGTGGCGTCGGACCTCGGCTACCGCGTGACGTTTGTGACGGAAGCGACGCTGACGTCCCCCCTTACCCACAACGGCATTACGCTCAGCGTGGCGGATTTGCGCCACCGTACCGAAAGCGTGCTGATCGATCGCTTCGCCGCGATCCGCACGGTGGAGGAGTGCCTGCAGGAGCTTGCATAACATGACGATTCCGGTGTGGTTTTTGACCCTGCCCGGGGTGATGACCCTCGACCTGACCGGCCCGGCAGAGACGCTGAAGCTGGCCGACGGGGCGTTCAGCCTGCACTATATCGGCCCCGATGAAACCGTGCTGAGCTCAACGGATATGGCCATCAGCCGTATCCAGCCGCTGCCGGAAGCGTTACCCCCCGGCAGCCTGTTAGTGGTGCCGGGCGTGCAGGACTCCTCGGTGTGGTTTGACACCCCGCAGGCGGTTGCCGCGCGTAACTGGCTGATGCGCATTCAGCCCGCGATCCATGCCCGCCATATCAGCCTGATCTGCGTCTGCTCCGGCTCACTGCTGGCCGCCCGCGCCGGGCTGATGCACGGCGTGGAGTGCACCACCCATCATGAAGTGATCGCACGGCTGAAAGCCGCCGAACCTGCCGCTATCGTGCGGGAAAATCGCATCTTTATCGAAGATCGCGGCATCTGGACCAGCGCGGGGATTACCGCCGGCATCGATCTGTCGCTGCATCTCATTAACCGGCTGTGCGGCTCGCAGATGGCGCTGAACGTGGCGCGGGAAATGGTGGTCTATTTCCGCCGCTCGGGGGATGACCCGCAGCTATCGCCGTGGCTGCGCTACCGCAACCATATGCATCCGGCCATTCACCGTACCCAGGATCTGCTGATCCAGCAGCCGGAGCAGGAGTGGTCGCTGGATGATATCGCCGATCGGGTCCACGTCAGCGCGCGCCATCTGACGCGGCTGTTCCGCCAGCATCTGGGGATCAGCGTGCGTGAGTATCACGAGCAGCTGCGGCTGGCGATTGTTCAGCAGCGTCGCCAGCAGGGGGAAGGTAATGAGCAGGCGGCGCTGGCGGCAGGGTTCTCCTCCTCCCGCCAGCTGCGCCGCGCACAGCAGCGCTGGCAGGCAGACTAGCTGACCAGGTGATGTTTATCGATGCGCTGCAGGCCGATGGCCAGCAGCAGGCTGCCGCCGAGGGTAATGGCAAACACCAGCGGGATGTCGATCAGCGGACGGTCGGTATTATCCAGCCCGTGGGTGCGCATATAGTGGATAAACAGCGCGTGGAAGCCATAGATCGGCAGCGAATAACGCGAAATGGTGGCTAAAACCGGTAAAGGGCGGTTGTTCAGCGTGTTTTTAAACAGCACCAGCAGGCTGACGGCGGCAATAAACACCGCCGGACCGCAGTAGAGATACCAGGTATCGGCAAAGGCCCCGTTAATCGCGAACTGGCGTTTGGTGCCGAAGGCGATCACCAGCACGCAGACGATAAAGGTTATCGCCGCCAGCCAGCTAACGCCCCGCCTGTCGGTCTTCATCATGCCGATGGCCCGGCCGGTCAGCGCGTACAGCAGATAGTAGATGGAATCCCCGTTGATATAGAGGTTCACCGGCAGCCAGTGAAAACGGGCAATCGAGCCGTCAACGGTATTCGGGTTCGCCAGTACCGCCAGCACCAGGATCACAATCGCCATATAACCCGCGCTGACCGGCTTAACCTGAATCAGCGGTGAAAACATATAGATGGCGATAATCGCGAAGAAAAACCACAGGTGATAAAAGATCGGCTTTTGCAGCAGGTTTTTCACCGAGGTGACTTCATTAATTGGCGTCAGCAGGGTGATGTAGGCCAGCGCCACCGCGCTGTAAAACAGCAGGCACAGCACCACCCGCAGGAAGTGGCGCTTCTGCGCGCTGCGCTCGCCGAAAAACAGGTAGCCGGAGATCATAAAGAAGATCGGCACGCACACCCGGGACGCCGAATTCAGCAGGTTTGACAGGTCCCAGCTGTGCTCGCCGACCGACATGCCGGTGGTCACGTACCAGGTGGTGGTGTGGATCATAATTACCATCAAACACGCCACGGCGCGTAAATTATCTATCCAGCCAATTTTCTGCATTATTTCAATCCTGTTTGCCGGGAAAAAATCCGTATCGGTGCCCGACAAGTCTGGCCAGGAGAGTGCACTTCAACAACCCGGCGAGCAAAAACTCGGAACAGGACGAACAAAATGTGTGGCATCGCCGACAAAAGCAGCGTATTCGATTAAATCACCGCCGTTATCATTACCATTTTGGTAATCAACCCGGTCAAAGGGTATACTGACGCCCACTTTTTTAACCACTCGTATCGCGTGCGAAATCAACATGCAAAAGTTTGATACCAAGACTTTCCAGGGCCTGATCCTGACCTTACAGGATTACTGGGCGCGCCAGGGCTGCACCATTATCCAACCGCTGGATATGGAAGTGGGCGCTGGTACTTCTCACCCGATGACCTGCCTGCGGGCGCTGGGGCCAGAGCCAACGGCGGTGGCCTACGTGCAGCCGTCACGCCGCCCTACCGACGGCCGCTACGGTGAAAACCCGAACCGCTTACAGCACTATTACCAGTTCCAGGTGATCATCAAGCCATCGCCGGACAACATTCAGGAGCTGTACCTCGGCTCGCTGAAAGAGCTGGGCATGGACCCGACCATCCACGATATCC
This portion of the Erwinia sp. SLM-02 genome encodes:
- a CDS encoding isochorismatase family protein, with translation MTDTVLLVIDAQQSFYHRGYQQTPETPAFEQALSRLIAGCQQKDIPVVDVLHVETEGPFSPASGLVVRLPFLTHQAAHSVKKTVHNALTESGLLQWLEQRQVKHVIVSGIRTEQCCETTARVASDLGYRVTFVTEATLTSPLTHNGITLSVADLRHRTESVLIDRFAAIRTVEECLQELA
- a CDS encoding acyltransferase, with amino-acid sequence MMQKIGWIDNLRAVACLMVIMIHTTTWYVTTGMSVGEHSWDLSNLLNSASRVCVPIFFMISGYLFFGERSAQKRHFLRVVLCLLFYSAVALAYITLLTPINEVTSVKNLLQKPIFYHLWFFFAIIAIYMFSPLIQVKPVSAGYMAIVILVLAVLANPNTVDGSIARFHWLPVNLYINGDSIYYLLYALTGRAIGMMKTDRRGVSWLAAITFIVCVLVIAFGTKRQFAINGAFADTWYLYCGPAVFIAAVSLLVLFKNTLNNRPLPVLATISRYSLPIYGFHALFIHYMRTHGLDNTDRPLIDIPLVFAITLGGSLLLAIGLQRIDKHHLVS
- a CDS encoding GlxA family transcriptional regulator — translated: MTIPVWFLTLPGVMTLDLTGPAETLKLADGAFSLHYIGPDETVLSSTDMAISRIQPLPEALPPGSLLVVPGVQDSSVWFDTPQAVAARNWLMRIQPAIHARHISLICVCSGSLLAARAGLMHGVECTTHHEVIARLKAAEPAAIVRENRIFIEDRGIWTSAGITAGIDLSLHLINRLCGSQMALNVAREMVVYFRRSGDDPQLSPWLRYRNHMHPAIHRTQDLLIQQPEQEWSLDDIADRVHVSARHLTRLFRQHLGISVREYHEQLRLAIVQQRRQQGEGNEQAALAAGFSSSRQLRRAQQRWQAD